A DNA window from Hevea brasiliensis isolate MT/VB/25A 57/8 chromosome 2, ASM3005281v1, whole genome shotgun sequence contains the following coding sequences:
- the LOC110659642 gene encoding histone H1 has protein sequence MATEDPVAAVEVNTEPATTETVEEAPATKTGKTKKAKEPKAKKAAVPRKRSPPSHPPYEEMVKDAIVILKEKTGSSQYAITKFIEEKQKQLPPNFKKLLLFHLKKLVAAGKLVKVKGSFKLPPARSSVPKPASPAPAPAPAKAKKKPAATKPKASGKPKKTKSTKAAVATPAKKKAAAKPKVNPKPKVAAKAKVAPAKSKPAAKPKAAPARPKPKERPAKVARTSTRTNPGKKPAAPKAAPKKAPTSKKTPAKSVKPKSVKSPSRRTSAKRTSARKGRK, from the exons ATGGCCACTGAAGATCCGGTTGCGGCTGTCGAGGTCAATACTGAACCGGCCACCACTGAAACTGTCGAGGAAGCACCGGCTACCAAGACCGGTAAGACCAAGAAGGCTAAGGAACCCAAAGCCAAAAAAGCCGCTGTACCTAGGAAACGTAGTCCACCATCCCATCCTCCATACGAAGAG ATGGTCAAGGATGCCATTGTGATTTTAAAGGAAAAGACCGGTTCAAGTCAGTATGCGATTACCAAGTTCATTGAAGAGAAGCAGAAGCAGCTGCCTCCTAACTTCAAAAAGCTGTTGCTATTCCATCTGAAAAAGCttgtagctgctggtaagcttGTGAAGGTGAAAGGATCATTCAAGCTCCCACCAGCAAGGTCATCGGTGCCGAAACCTGCTTCTCCTGCTCCTGCTCCTGCTCCAGCCAAGGCCAAGAAGAAGCCAGCTGCTACCAAGCCTAAGGCTTCTGGCAAGCCAAAGAAAACCAAGTCGACGAAAGCGGCTGTCGCTACTCCAGccaagaagaaggcagctgctaAGCCTAAGGTGAACCCAAAGCCAAAGGTGGCTGCCAAAGCTAAGGTTGCGCCTGCTAAGTCTAAGCCTGCTGCAAAGCCTAAGGCTGCTCCAGCTAGACCAAAGCCTAAGGAGAGGCCGGCTAAGGTGGCGAGGACATCGACTAGGACTAATCCAGGGAAGAAGCCAGCGGCTCCCAAGGCAGCACCGAAAAAGGCTCCTACTTCAAAGAAGACGCCGGCTAAATCCGTTAAGCCGAAGAGCGTAAAGTCACCGTCAAGGAGGACTTCAGCTAAGAGGACTTCAGCTAGGAAGGGAAGGAAGTGA
- the LOC131177985 gene encoding uncharacterized protein LOC131177985: MQEQIAQITQALARLVALQSQRECNGPRQQGMVMMMMMNLELKKEYSEANKCKIAAIEFVDYANLWWENVKAQRRRDGLDDDVIKLAIKVERQRMKGGYKGTTTKTFTKPSNTSTPLTSDKGGIKKHDKEESSTKAPVSVSKGKEKEVDPAPLKRSRDIKCFKCLGHGHIALECPNKRVMVLREAQWELESEDEACEEEEDHEAYGDEEVEYADVGEMLVVRRTLSAHATKEEEQRENIFHTRCTILNKVCNVIIDGGSCTNVTSTTLVEKLNLPTLVHPHTYKLQWLNDDCDVKVTKQVVVPFSIGNYKDEVVCDIVPMNASHLLLGRPWQFDRRDVHDNFKNTYSFMKDGKRIVLAPFSPQQIHQEQLISNKEKNKNLFLNKGDLCWFPKKDGSMRMCVDSRAINKITVKYRYPIRRLNDMLNELHGAVAFQKSFEYHLKHPFEILCQEKLYANIKKCTFWYDQVTFLGFVVSKHGVEVNKEKVQAIQEWPIPTTISEVRSFHSLASFYGRFVKNFSTIIAPLTECLKKEEKFNWSEADQNNFKLIKAKLTSTPILALSDFLKIFEVECDASGVGIGAVLMQERRPIAYFSEKLNGASLNYSTYDKEFYALVHALET, encoded by the exons ATGCAAGAGCAAATTGCTCAAATCACACAAGCTTTGGCAAGACTAGTTGCACTCCAGTCACAAAGAGAGTGCAATGGTCCTAGGCAACAAGGCatggtgatgatgatgatgatgaacctgGAGTTGAAGAAG GAGTACAGTGAAGCAAATAAGTGCAAAATTGCTGCCATTGAGTTTGTTGATTATGCAAACTTATGGTGGGAGAACGTAAAGGCTCAAAGACGTAGGGATGGGCTTGATGAT GATGTGATCAAACTTGCCATTAAGGTTGAAAGGCAAAGAATGAAAGGTGGATACAAGGGCACTACTACCAAAACATTCACAAAACCTTCTAACACTAGCACCCCACTTACTAGTGATAAAGGTGGCATAAAGAAGCATGACAAAGAGGAAAGCTCTACTAAAGCACCAGTTAGCGTGAGCAAGGGCAAGGAGAAGGAAGTAGATCCAGCCCCTCTTAAAAGAAGTAGAGACATAAAATGCTTCAAGTGCCTTGGCCATGGACACATTGCTTTAGAATGTCCCAACAAGAGAGTAATGGTGTTGAGGGAAGCCCAATGGGAGCTAGAAAGTGAAGATGAGGCTTGTGAAGAGGAAGAAGATCATGAAGCATATGGTGATGAAGAAGTAGAGTATGCTGATGTTGGGGAGATGTTAGTGGTCAGAAGAACCTTAAGTGCACATGCAACAAAAGAGGAAGAGCAAAGAGAGAACATCTTCCATACTAGATGCACTATTCTCAACAAGGTATGTAATGTCATTATTGATGGTGGTAGTTGTACTAATGTTACTTCTACTACTTTAGTTGAGAAACTTAATCTCCCCACCTTAGTGCATCCTCATACTTATAAATTGCAATGGCTGAATGATGATTGTGATGTTAAGGTGACTAAGCAAGTAGTTGTTCCTTTCTCTATAGGCAACTATAAAGATGAAGTTGTGTGTGACATTGTGCCTATGAATGCTAGTCATTTGTTGTTAGGAaggccatggcaatttgatagaagggATGTGCATGACAATTTTAAAAATACTTATTCTTTTATGAAGGATGGGAAAAGAATTGTATTAGCCCCTTTTAGTCCCCAACAAATACATCAAGAGCAGCTAATTAGTAATAAAGAAAAGAATAAGAATCTATTCCTCAACAAGGGGGAT CTTTGTTGGTTCCCAAAAAAGGATGGTTCCATGCGCATGTGTGTTGATAGTAGGGccatcaacaaaatcactgtaaagtatcgctATCCCATTCGTAGACTTAATGATATGCTTAATGAATTACATGGTGCTGTTGCTTTTCAAAA GAGTTTTGAATATCATCTCAAGCATCCATTTGAAATTCTATGCCAAGAAAAGTTGTATGCGAACATCAAGAAGTGCACTTTCTGGTACGATCAAGTCACATTCCTTGGCTTTGTGGTATCCAAACATGGCGTGGAGGTGAATAAAGAGAAGGTGCAAGCAATACAAGAATGGCCAATACCAACTACAATCTCGGAGGTGAGAAGCTTTCATAGCCTAGCCTCTTTCTACGGGAGGTTTGTAAAGAATTTCAGCACCATCATAGCTCCCTTAACAGAATGCTTAAAGAAGGAAGAGAAATTTAATTGGAGTGAAGCTGACCAAAACAACTTTAAACTCATCAAAGCAAAATTGACCTCTACTCCAATACTTGCATTATCAGATTTTTTGAAGATTTTTGAGGTAGAATGCGATGCTTCTGGAGTGGGAATCGGGGCTGTTCTAATGCAAGAACGACGTCCCATTGCTTATTTCAGTGAAAAGTTAAATGGAGCTAGTTTGAACTACTCAACCTATGATAAAGAGTTTTATGCTCTTGTTCATGCCTTAGAGACTTGA
- the LOC110659643 gene encoding 40S ribosomal protein S15-4, which produces MADVDTDVAASGVPKKRTFKKFSFRGVDLDALLDMSTDELVKLFHARARRRFQRGLKRKPMALIKKLRKAKREAPPGEKPEPVRTHLRNMIIVPEMIGSIIGVYNGKTFNQVEIKPEMIGHYLAEFSISYKPVKHGRPGIGATHSSRFIPLK; this is translated from the exons ATG GCGGATGTGGACACCGATGTTGCGGCTTCAGGCGTGCCAAAGAAGAGAACGTTCAAGAAGTTCAGTTTCAGAGGAGTAGATTTGGATGCTCTCTTGGACATGTCCACTGATGAGCTAGTCAAGCTGTTTCACGCTCGAGCTCGCAGAAG GTTTCAGCGAGGTTTGAAGAGGAAGCCAATGGCACTAATAAAAAAACTTCGCAAGGCG AAAAGGGAGGCTCCACCTGGTGAGAAACCCGAGCCTGTTAGGACTCACCTCCGCAACATGATCATAGTACCTGAAATGATTGGTAGCATTATTGGTGTTTACAATGGCAAGACTTTTAATCAGGTTGAAATCAAGCCTGAAATGATAGGCCATTATTTAGCTGAGTTCTCAATCTCTTACAAGCCTGTGAAGCACGGAAGACCTGGTATTGGTGCGACCCACTCTTCCAGGTTTATTCCTCTTAAGTGA